CTTAGGCGAAAACCGAACTAGAGCTGACTGATCCAGTCAACAACTCTAACCTTGTCCGAATCAGACTGATACTACTGaatcagctcatctcagcttagccgacAGTCTTAACCGACTTGTCTGGCCGTCCTGATAACTTCTCGGTAACTGTTCTATTAACTGATCCCGCCATTCTCCTTAGCTAATCAGTTCATGTACAGCTCAGTCTCGGTTCCCGTCAGAACGTATACAAGTCAGTCCACACATTGACTAACTTGTCTCGGATGACAAGACCAGATGCCTTCTCTGAATCCGTCCAGCTTAGTCCAACAAGCTCAACTGCTATGTTCGGACAGACAGTATCATCTTAATCAGATTAGAACTATCCAGATGACATGTCCAACATGTCTGTCCCGTTTGATCAGTCCGNNNNNNNNNNNNNNNNNNNNNNNNNNNNNNNNNNNNNNNNNNNNNNNNNNNNNNNNNNNNNNNNNNNNNNNNNNNNNNNNNNNNNNNNNNNNNNNNNNNNNNNNNNNNNNNNNNNNNNNNNNNNNNNNNNNNNNNNNNNNNNNNNNNNNNNNNNNNNNNNNNNNNNNNNNNNNNNNNNNNNNNNNNNNNNNNNNNNNNNNNNNNNNNNNNNNNNNNNNNNNNNNNNNNNNNNNNNNNNNNNNNNNNNNNNNNNNNNNNNNNNNNNNNNNNNNNNNNNNNNNNNNNNNNNNNNNNNNNNNNNNNNNNNNNNNNNNNNNNNNNNNNNNNNNNNNNNNNNNNNNNNNNNNNNNNNNNNNNNNNNNNNNNNNNNNNNNNNNNNNNNNNNNNNNNNNNNNNNNNNNNNNNNNNNNNNNNNNNNNNNNNNNNNNNNNNNNNNNNNNNNNNNNNNNNNNNNNNNNNNNNNNNNNNNNNNNNNNNNNNNNNNNNNNNNNNNNNNNNNNNNNNNNNNNNNNNNNNNNNNNNNNNNNNNNNNNNNNNNNNNNNNNNNNNNNNNNNNNNNNNNNNNNNNNNNNNNNNNNNNNNNNNNNNNNNNNNNNNNNNNNNNNNNNNNNNNNNNNNNNNNNNNNNNNNNNNNNNNNNNNNNNNNNNNNNNNNNNNNNNNNNNNNNNNNNNNNNNNNNNNNNNNNNNNNNNNNNNNNNNNNNNNNNNNNNNNNNNNNNNNNNNNNNNNNNNNNNNNNNNNNNNNNNNNNNNNNNNNNNNNNNNNNNNNNNNNNNNNNNNNNNNNNNNNNNNNNNNNNNNNNNNNNNNNNNNNNNNNNNNNNNNNNNNNNNNNNNNNNNNNNNNNNNNNNNNNNNNNNNNNNNNNNNNNNNNNNNNNNNNNNNNNNNNNNNNNNNNNNNNNNNNNNNNNNNNNNNNNNNNNNNNNNNNNNNNNNNNNNNNNNNNNNNNNNNNNNNNNNNNNNNNNNNNNNNNNNNNNNNNNNNNNNNNNNNNNNNNNNNNNNNNNNNNNNNNNNNNNNNNNNNNNNNNNNNNNNNNNNNNNNNNNNNNNNNNNNNNNNNNNNNNNNNNNNNNNNNNNNNNNNNNNNNNNNNNNNNNNNNNNNNNNNNNNNNNNNNNNNNNNNNNNNNNNNNNNNNNNNNNNNNNNNNNNNNNNNNNNNNNNNNNNNNNNNNNNNNNNNNNNNNNNNNNNNNNNNNNNNNNNNNNNNNNNNNNNNNNNNNNNNNNNNNNNNNNNNNNNNNNNNNNNNNNNNNNNNNNNNNNNNNNNNNNNNNNNNNNNNNNNNNNNNNNNNNNNNNNNNNNNNNNNNNNNNNNNNNNNNNNNNNNNNNNNNNNNNNNNNNNNNNNNNNNNNNNNNNNNNNNNNNNNNNNNNNNNNNNNNNNNNNNNNNNNNNNNNNNNNNNNNNNNNNNNNNNNNNNNNNNNNNNNNNNNNNNNNNNNNNNNNNNNNNNNNNNNNNNNNNNNNNNNNNNNNNNNNNNNNNNNNNNNNNNNNNNNNNNNNNNNNNNNNNNNNNNNNNNNNNNNNNNNNNNNNNNNNNNNNNNNNNNNNNNNNNNNNNNNNNNNNNNNNNNNNNNNNNNNNNNNNNNNNNNNNNNNNNNNNNNNNNNNNNNNNNNNNNNNNNNNNNNNNNNNNNNNNNNNNNNNNNNNNNNNNNNNNNNNNNNNNNNNNNNNNNNNNNNNNNNNNNNNNNNNNNNNNNNNNNNNNNNNNNNNNNNNNNNNNNNNNNNNNNNNNNNNNNNNNNNNNNNNNNNNNNNNNNNNNNNNNNNNNNNNNNNNNNNNNNNNNNNNNNNNNNNNNNNNNNNNNNNNNNNNNNNNNNNNNNNNNNNNNNNNNNNNNNNNNNNNNNNNNNNNNNNNNNNNNNNNNNNNNNNNNNNNNNNNNNNNNNNNNNNNNNNNNNNNNNNNNNNNNNNNNNNNNNNNNNNNNNNNNNNNNNNNNNNNNNNNNNNNNNNNNNNNNNNNNNNNNNNNNNNNNNNNNNNNNNNNNNNNNNNNNNNNNNNNNNNNNNNNNNNNNNNNNNNNNNNNNNNNNNNNNNNNNNNNNNNNNNNNNNNNNNNNNNNNNNNNNNNNNNNNNNNNNNNNNNNNNNNNNNNNNNNNNNNNNNNNNNNNNNNNNNNNNNNNNNNNNNNNNNNNNNNNNNNNNNNNNNNNNNNNNNNNNNNNNNNNNNNNNNNNNNNNNNNNNNNNNNNNNNNNNNNNNNNNNNNNNNNNNNNNNNNNNNNNNNNNNNNNNNNNNNNNNNNNNNNNNNNNNNNNNNNNNNNNNNNNNNNNNNNNNNNNNNNNNNNNNNNNNNNNNNNNNNNNNNNNNNNNNNNNNNNNNNNNNNNNNNNNNNNNNNNNNNNNNNNNNNNNNNNNNNNNNNNNNNNNNNNNNNNNNNNNNNNNNNNNNNNNNNNNNNNNNNNNNNNNNNNNNNNNNNNNNNNNNNNNNNNNNNNNNNNNNNNNNNNNNNNNNNNNNNNNNNNNNNNNNNNNNNNNNNNNNNNNNNNNNNNNNNNNNNNNNNNNNNNNNNNNNNNNNNNNNNNNNNNNNNNNNNNNNNNNNNNNNNNNNNNNNNNNNNNNNNNNNNNNNNNNNNNNNNNNNNNNNNNNNNNNNNNNNNNNNNNNNNNNNNNNNNNNNNNNNNNNNNNNNNNNNNNNNNNNNNNNNNNNNNNNNNNNNNNNNNNNNNNNNNNNNNNNNNNNNNNNNNNNNNNNNNNNNNNNNNNNNNNNNNNNNNNNNNNNNNNNNNNNNNNNNNNNNNNNNNNNNNNNNNNNNNNNNNNNNNNNNNNNNNNNNNNNNNNNNNNNNNNNNNNNNNNNNNNNNNNNNNNNNNNNNNNNNNNNNNNNNNNNNNNNNNNNNNNNNNNNNNNNNNNNNNNNNNNNNNNNNNNNNNNNNNNNNNNNNNNNNNNNNNNNNNNNNNNNNNNNNNNNNNNNNNNNNNNNNNNNNNNNNNNNNNNNNNNNNNNNNNNNNNNNNNNNNNNNNNNNNNNNNNNNNNNNNNNNNNNNNNNNNNNNNNNNNNNNNNNNNNNNNNNNNNNNNNNNNNNNNNNNNNNNNNNNNNNNNNNNNNNNNNNNNNNNNNNNNNNNNNNNNNNNNNNNNNNNNNNNNNNNNNNNNNNNNNNNNNNNNNNNNNNNNNNNNNNNNNNNNNNNNNNNNNNNNNNNNNNNNNNNNNNNNNNNNNNNNNNNNNNNNNNNNNNNNNNNNNNNNNNNNNNNNNNNNNNNNNNNNNNNNNNNNNNNNNNNNNNNNNNNNNNNNNNNNNNNNNNNNNNNNNNNNNNNNNNNNNNNNNNNNNNNNNNNNNNNNNNNNNNNNNNNNNNNNNNNNNNNNNNNNNNNNNNNNNNNNNNNNNNNNNNNNNNNNNNNNNNNNNNNNNNNNNNNNNNNNNNNNNNNNNNNNNNNNNNNNNNNNNNNNNNNNNNNNNNNNNNNNNNNNNNNNNNNNNNNNNNNNNNNNNNNNNNNNNNNNNNNNNNNNNNNNNNNNNNNNNNNNNNNNNNNNNNNNNNNNNNNNNNNNNNNNNNNNNNNNNNNNNNNNNNNNNNNNNNNNNNNNNNNNNNNNNNNNNNNNNNNNNNNNNNNNNNNNNNNNNNNNNNNNNNNNNNNNNNNNNNNNNNNNNNNNNNNNNNNNNNNNNNNNNNNNNNNNNNNNNNNNNNNNNNNNNNNNNNNNNNNNNNNNNNNNNNNNNNNNNNNNNNNNNNNNNNNNNNNNNNNNNNNNNNNNNNNNNNNNNNNNNNNNNNNNNNNNNNNNNNNNNNNNNNNNNNNNNNNNNNNNNNNNNNNNNNNNNNNNNNNNNNNNNNNNNNNNNNNNNNNNNNNNNNNNNNNNNNNNNNNNNNNNNNNNNNNNNNNNNNNNNNNNNNNNNNNNNNNNNNNNNNNNNNNNNNNNNNNNNNNNNNNNNNNNNNNNNNNNNNNNNNNNNNNNNNNNNNNNNNNNNNNNNNNNNNNNNNNNNNNNNNNNNNNNNNNNNNNNNNNNNNNNNNNNNNNNNNNNNNNNNNNNNNNNNNNNNNNNNNNNNNNNNNNNNNNNNNNNNNNNNNNNNNNNNNNNNNNNNNNNNNNNNNNNNNNNNNNNNNNNNNNNNNNNNNNNNNNNNNNNNNNNNNNNNNNNNNNNNNNNNNNNNNNNNNNNNNNNNNNNNNNNNNNNNNNNNNNNNNNNNNNNNNNNNNNNNNNNNNNNNNNNNNNNNNNNNNNNNNNNNNNNTATCCAGCCAGCTCGATCAGATACTTAACCGAATCCCCTTGTTCCTTAGtcactcagccaaccatccccacgtgACCCAAGCAAACAAAGAGAGACGGCTTGGTGTCCAACCAGCCCTCCAGAACAGACAGTACGCTAACCTTATTAGCGTTCCAGAAACAGTCACCTGATCACCCCCAGATCAGTCAGTACACAGTCGGCTCCACAGCCATCGCTTCAGTCAGTCCTGATCACATCGGGATCAGTCAGTACACAGTCGGCTCCACAGCCATCGCTTCAGTCAGTCCTGATCACATCGGGATCAGTCAGTACACAGTCGGCTCCACAGCCTTCGATTCAGTAAGTCCTGATCACATCGGGATCAGTCAGTACACAGTCGGCTCCACAGCCATCGCTTCAGTCAGTCCTGATCACATCGGGATCAGTCAGTACACAGTCGGCTCCACAGCCATCGCTTCAGTCAGTCCTGATCACATCGGGATCAGTCAGTACACAGTCGGCTCCACAGCCATCGCTTCAGTCAGTCCTGATCACATCGGGATCAGTCAGTACACAGTCGGCTCCACAGCCATCGCTTCAGTCAGTCCTGATCACATCGGGATCAGTCAGTACACAGTCGGCTCCACAGCCATCGCTTCAGTCAGTCCTGATCACATCGGGATCAGTCAGTACACAGTCGGCTCCACAGCCATCGCTTCAGTCAGTCCTGATCACATCGGGATCAGTCAGTACACAGTCGGCTCCACAGCCATCGCTTCAGTCAGTCCTGATCACATCGGGATCAGTCAGTACACAGTCGGCTCCACAGCCTTCGATTCAGTAAGTCCTGATCACATCGGGATCAGTCAGTACACAGTCGGCTGGCTTGACCTCCAACCAGCCATCCATTCAGACAGTACGCCAGCCTCGCTAGCGTTCCTGAAACAGTCACTGATCACACCTGGATCAGTCAGTACACAGTCGGCTGGCTTGATCTCCAACCAGCCATCCATTCAGTCAGTTCTCTTCACGGCTACCCTGCCATCGAACTATCCAGTTCCAGTACAAGTCTCAGTCAATTCAATACCGATCCATCAAGACTCGGCTCAATGACATAACCGTTACGGATCCTGAGACTTGATCCTGATTCCAGTAGATCCCGGACCGCACAGACCAAACCATAATCCAAATCTGTGCGCACCTCTGCTCGATCCAGTATCCAGTACCCAGAACCCAGTCGGAATTCATCCGATCAGAACAAAGAACCCTTCAGTACGTTGCCTCCCACCAGCAACCTTTACCCCGTCACAGACTACAGTGTCGTCGCGATTCATCAGTACCCGGGTCTAATCAGAACAGCCTCAGCAGACAGACCCTTTCCCTTGGATCCTATATCATTGTCTCTCGGTATCCCAGTCGCGATCCGATCATATTCAGATCAGACGGAGTCGCAGTGAACAGACAGACCTGCGGTCTCTAACTGAGACTCCGATCGGCCTTCCAAGATCTTCAGTACGACCCTTGGCCCAGTCCGCAAGGATCAGTACGCAACTAACCCAGACTCGCGGTCACCATCGATCGCTCGGTTCGGCTCTCCGGCCATGTATCTCACTCTTCTCGTCCCGGTTTCTCCTttctttcctctgttttctgTCTCTGAACAGAGTAAAACAGAGTAGAACAGAGTAGAACAGAGATCACCTTTATGATCCGCCGGGTTTCCATTGCTCAGTACGCGGCTCACCTCTTACGACTCGGACTAAGCCGCACAGGCACCATCGCTCTCCGACGGTGGGATTAGAACCCGTTCAGTCCTTCTCCACGAGCCCAGTCTCTCTCCCGCTCCCCTTTCTCTCTCG
The genomic region above belongs to Brassica oleracea var. oleracea cultivar TO1000 unplaced genomic scaffold, BOL UnpScaffold01653, whole genome shotgun sequence and contains:
- the LOC106321439 gene encoding mucin-1-like codes for the protein KQSPDHPQISQYTVGSTAIASVSPDHIGISQYTVGSTAIASVSPDHIGISQYTVGSTAFDSVSPDHIGISQYTVGSTAIASVSPDHIGISQYTVGSTAIASVSPDHIGISQYTVGSTAIASVSPDHIGISQYTVGSTAIASVSPDHIGISQYTVGSTAIASVSPDHIGISQYTVGSTAIASVSPDHIGISQYTVGSTAIASVSPDHIGISQYTVGSTAFDSVSPDHIGISQYTVGWLDLQPAIHSDSTPASLAFLKQSLITPGSVSTQSAGLISNQPSIQSVLFTATLPSNYPVPVQVSVNSIPIHQDSAQ